Proteins from one Romboutsia sp. CE17 genomic window:
- a CDS encoding HAD family hydrolase — translation MIDKKYKGIIFDIDGTILNTERMNLIPLQRIIKEELNIDIKYDDLLKFKAYTGIKTLEVLGIKDIEKTYKRWVKYVNEFEEKAQLYKGFDLVIIKLYENGIKCGISSSKTKKQYEIDFIPTGLDKYIHTAVLADDTKNHKPHPEPLLIAANKMGINPKDCIYVGDTIADYKSSKCAGMDFALALWGASDLDGIHADYNLNEPIDLLKKLNISLY, via the coding sequence ATGATAGATAAGAAATATAAGGGTATAATTTTTGATATTGACGGAACAATTTTAAATACAGAAAGAATGAATCTAATACCTCTTCAAAGGATAATAAAAGAAGAATTAAACATAGATATAAAATATGATGATTTATTAAAATTTAAAGCATATACAGGTATTAAAACTTTAGAAGTTTTAGGGATTAAGGATATAGAAAAAACGTATAAACGATGGGTTAAGTATGTAAATGAATTTGAGGAAAAAGCACAATTATATAAAGGCTTTGATTTAGTTATAATAAAGTTATATGAAAATGGAATTAAATGTGGAATATCCAGCTCAAAAACTAAGAAGCAGTATGAAATTGATTTTATACCAACGGGGTTAGATAAATATATACATACAGCAGTATTAGCTGATGATACAAAAAATCATAAACCGCATCCGGAACCCTTATTAATAGCAGCTAATAAGATGGGAATAAATCCTAAAGATTGTATTTATGTCGGAGATACAATAGCAGATTATAAGTCATCTAAATGTGCTGGTATGGACTTTGCATTGGCGCTTTGGGGAGCGTCAGATTTAGATGGAATACATGCTGATTATAATTTAAATGAACCTATTGATTTATTAAAAAAATTAAATATTAGCCTATATTAG
- a CDS encoding DUF434 domain-containing protein → MTKISRRGFDENDKRWFSNKELIKLKKAKEEVEWLIDREYKLDSVVNFVSNRYQFSTRQRDSIKRCICSKKQKEIRENKKLPIEKIKDDVIYVDGFNLIITLEVALSKGTLIIGNDDNIRDLAGLRGTYKIIDKTEEALNLIGKFLDKNNCKTVIFYLDSPVSNSGKLKNKIMEVFKHFNIDAYVRLVNNPDIILEKLDRVVSSDAVVIDKCNGYFNIARVIIEEYIKEANIINLNNYTD, encoded by the coding sequence ATGACAAAAATATCTAGAAGAGGATTTGATGAAAATGATAAAAGGTGGTTTTCTAATAAAGAATTAATTAAATTAAAAAAAGCCAAAGAAGAAGTTGAATGGTTAATAGACAGAGAGTATAAGCTTGATTCAGTAGTAAATTTTGTATCAAATAGATACCAATTTTCAACTAGACAAAGAGACTCTATAAAAAGATGTATATGTTCAAAAAAACAAAAGGAAATAAGAGAAAATAAAAAATTACCCATAGAAAAAATAAAGGATGATGTTATATACGTAGATGGATTTAATTTAATAATAACTTTAGAAGTAGCTTTATCAAAAGGCACATTAATAATAGGTAATGATGACAATATTAGAGATTTAGCAGGTCTTAGAGGAACATATAAAATAATTGATAAAACAGAAGAAGCTTTAAATTTAATTGGGAAGTTTTTAGATAAAAATAATTGTAAGACAGTAATTTTTTATTTAGATTCACCAGTATCTAATTCTGGAAAATTAAAAAACAAAATAATGGAAGTTTTTAAGCATTTTAATATAGATGCTTATGTTAGGCTAGTAAATAATCCAGATATCATTTTAGAAAAATTAGATAGAGTAGTTAGTAGTGATGCAGTTGTAATAGATAAGTGTAATGGATATTTTAATATTGCAAGAGTAATTATAGAAGAATATATAAAAGAAGCCAATATTATTAATTTAAATAATTATACAGATTGA
- a CDS encoding YhgE/Pip domain-containing protein, which translates to MKNVFKIFKKDLKDIFTNFALLTIIIGLAVLPSLYAWFNIKASWDPYGNTANIKVAVVNEDKGAKIFDKDINVGDKLIEKLKDNSSLGWQFVNKNTASKGVENGTYYASIEIPSDFSTNLTSLVSSDVKKGEIIYTVNEKINAIAPKITDKGASTIQLEINQTVVKTVSEIMFEALNEIGVSLENELPKLTQVENSLKEVQNKFKDIDKTIDLADDATVQIADIVKSLQNDMPAIKTTIENSMGLSEDVKTFLSDTKTSIESISPVIKSDLEILNSVSSSASTAVSDIIDAINKGYENAPELIDSLSNKLSSLASTSDTLTNFLIKLDKLTPGNSLQGVIAQLESINDKLNSAISGLDTIKNQVANGQTPSLSNLNGILKVTQDINSITSNILNNFDSKIVNPINNIFDKGFTVANNVLDVLNRAEDKLPKVDEALSTALEFSGSANDTVNFIKDKMPMAKNIVDELVDAISKVNNSDDMKELINLLQSDIITRSDFLKQPVDVVTNSLYPVKNYGSAMTPFYTVLSLWVGVLLLCSLLSTEVHGEYKPYEVYFGRGLTFLTIALIQALIVSLGDIFLLKVSMVNPLLFVLLSLFTALVFTFIVYSLVSVFGNVGKAIGVVLLVIQVAGSGGTFPIQVTPKFFQMVNPLLPFTYAISAQREAIAGVYMPNLNKDIIALLIFLVIFIVLNVILKGPINKVMYKFTKKLSESNLTEH; encoded by the coding sequence ATGAAAAATGTATTTAAAATCTTTAAAAAAGATTTGAAGGATATTTTTACCAACTTTGCATTACTTACCATTATAATTGGTCTTGCAGTACTACCTTCACTATATGCTTGGTTTAATATAAAAGCATCTTGGGATCCATATGGTAATACAGCAAATATAAAAGTTGCTGTTGTAAATGAAGATAAAGGAGCCAAAATCTTTGATAAAGATATTAACGTTGGTGATAAATTAATTGAAAAACTAAAAGATAATTCTTCTTTAGGGTGGCAATTTGTAAATAAAAATACTGCCTCTAAAGGTGTAGAAAACGGTACATATTATGCATCTATTGAAATACCATCTGATTTCTCTACTAATCTAACATCTTTAGTTAGTAGCGATGTAAAAAAAGGTGAAATTATATATACTGTCAATGAAAAAATAAATGCTATAGCACCAAAAATAACGGATAAAGGAGCTTCTACTATACAATTAGAAATTAATCAAACAGTTGTTAAAACAGTTAGTGAGATAATGTTTGAAGCTCTTAATGAAATTGGTGTTAGTTTAGAAAATGAACTACCTAAATTAACTCAAGTTGAAAATTCTTTAAAAGAAGTTCAAAATAAATTTAAAGATATAGATAAAACTATAGATTTAGCAGATGATGCTACTGTTCAGATAGCTGATATTGTAAAAAGTCTTCAAAATGATATGCCAGCAATAAAAACTACAATAGAAAATTCAATGGGGCTATCTGAAGATGTAAAAACATTTTTATCTGATACAAAAACAAGCATAGAAAGTATTAGCCCTGTTATTAAAAGCGACTTGGAAATACTAAATAGTGTATCATCTTCCGCTTCAACTGCAGTATCAGATATAATAGATGCCATTAATAAAGGTTATGAAAATGCGCCAGAATTAATAGATAGTTTATCTAATAAATTATCCAGTTTAGCCTCTACATCAGATACTTTAACTAACTTTTTAATTAAATTAGATAAATTAACGCCTGGTAACTCCTTACAAGGTGTTATTGCTCAATTAGAAAGTATAAATGATAAGTTAAACTCAGCTATTTCTGGATTAGACACTATAAAAAATCAAGTAGCTAATGGGCAAACACCTTCTCTATCTAACTTAAATGGTATACTAAAAGTAACTCAAGATATCAACAGTATAACATCAAATATATTAAATAATTTTGATTCGAAAATAGTTAATCCTATAAACAATATATTTGATAAAGGATTTACAGTTGCTAATAATGTCCTAGATGTTTTAAATAGAGCTGAAGATAAACTTCCTAAAGTAGATGAAGCTCTTTCAACTGCCTTAGAATTCTCAGGTAGTGCAAATGATACTGTAAACTTTATAAAAGATAAAATGCCTATGGCTAAGAATATAGTAGATGAATTAGTAGATGCTATATCTAAAGTTAATAATAGCGATGATATGAAGGAACTAATTAACCTATTACAAAGTGACATAATAACTCGTTCTGATTTCTTAAAACAGCCTGTTGATGTCGTTACTAATAGCTTATATCCAGTTAAAAACTATGGCTCTGCTATGACTCCATTTTATACTGTACTTTCGTTATGGGTAGGAGTACTATTACTTTGTTCTTTACTATCTACAGAAGTACATGGAGAATACAAACCATATGAAGTATACTTTGGTAGAGGACTTACATTCCTTACTATTGCATTAATTCAGGCTCTAATAGTAAGTTTAGGTGATATATTCTTATTAAAGGTTAGTATGGTAAATCCATTATTATTTGTTTTACTTTCACTATTTACTGCTTTAGTATTCACATTTATAGTTTATTCTTTAGTATCTGTGTTTGGTAATGTCGGTAAAGCAATAGGTGTAGTATTATTGGTTATACAAGTTGCAGGTTCTGGAGGAACATTCCCTATACAAGTAACACCTAAGTTCTTCCAAATGGTAAATCCATTATTACCATTTACTTATGCAATATCTGCTCAAAGAGAAGCAATTGCTGGTGTATATATGCCAAATTTAAACAAAGATATAATAGCTCTTTTAATATTCTTAGTAATATTTATTGTTCTTAATGTGATATTAAAAGGACCTATAAATAAAGTTATGTATAAATTTACGAAGAAACTAAGCGAAAGTAACTTGACAGAACATTAG